ACTCAGTCGTCTGTGAACATCAGACTGGCTTTTCCAAATGAAGTGAACAGCAAGGCCACGATGACCTGTGTTTTTTGGAACGTCACTGAGCAAAGATGGTCAGATGATGGCTGCGAATTCGTTACAGGCCCCGGCAACCTCGCCTACTGCGAATGCAACCATCTTACCTCCTTCTCCATGCTCATGTCTAAGCATGCAGTAAGCATGCCTTTACTAGATGAGCTCACGTATATCGGATTGGGAATCTCCATATGCTCTCTCATCGTATACATCATCATCGAGTGTTTGGTCTGGAAAGCCGTAGTCAAATCCAGCCTCTCCCATTTCCGGCACACTGCTCTCCTCAACATCTCTCTGTGTCTGCTTTTGGCCGACTGCAGCTTCTTAGCTTCCTCCTTCCCATCAATCCTAAATGAAACCACATGCCTTGTTTTGGTGGTGGCGAAGCATTACTTCTACCTTGCAATGTTCTTTTGGATGTTGTGTCTGAGCGTCATGTTGGTCCACCAGCTCATTTTCGTCTTCAGCCACATTGGGAAAAAGGTGTACATGATCCTCGGATTCACCATTGGTTACGTCTGTCCGACAGTGACTGTGGCTGTTACATATGTGTACTACGACCTAGCAAGTGACATTCCATACTACAGCGCCAAAACGTGCTGGCTCACCTATCAGTCAGCAATGAAGGGATCCATCCACGCATTTCTCTTCCCAGTCGGGACCATCATTCTGGTGAACATGTTTTCCATGGGAGTGGTCATTGCAACTGTTTTAAAGCCATCTGGAGCTGAGAGCAACAAAAAGGGAGACAAAGAAGCTATGAAGAGCATCATCAAAGTGGTTATCTTTCTCACGCCTGTTTTTGGTGGGACTTGGATTCTGGGGCTTTTTGTGTTTCTGATGGATGACTTTACACAGTTTCTTACATACGTAGTGCACTACTCGTTCACCATTGTCAACTCCCTGCAGGTATTAACCAGTCTCTCCATTCAAGTCATAACActtcaaataaattacaattaaattaaattacatttatgcatttagaagacgcttttatccaaagcgacttaccgTGCAGTTAACagttttacctaacatgtgcgcCCTGTAAGTAGATAAATAGTACAATagatatatttaatcatttataccTGATTCCTATATCATCTATACTTCCAGGGCTTCTTCATCTTGTTGACAGGATGTTTTGCAGAAAAAAGGGTATACACTGATATTGATAtagtgatatatttttttattattagtaccaCAGGACACtgacatgttttttgtttgttttttcttcaggTCCGAGATGAAATATTGAGAATAGTTCTGGGGGTAAGTTCTGGAAAACACCTACAATTCTTGAtttcaaaatatgttaaaattatttgaatgaatctaaataaataaataaaacctttaaaatatatatatataatgatttccTTCCACCAGAAATCTGGAAAAGATCAAGGAACAGTAAcaaccacaaaataaattatccatataaataaatgcacacaaggTACGTGTTTGGATATaccttaatttattttcttttttttcttttttctttttttgtctagacacatttatttatatagtgcatgATATAATTCAGGTTGTTTCGAAGCAGCTTCACGGTAATAAACAGGGGCAAAAGCAGTTCCATTCCATCTGTATCACAGCTCTACAAGAGGCGACAGTGTCATTATTTAGCCCAGTTTAGTtcaaatgttgattcagttcagttcaatattCACGTCCATAACAGAGTCATTAAACAACTTCAAatgcagctctacagaagacaatacatttttttaacatttctttaatacattttctgtttcCAATGTGTATTGCAGAAGGAGCATGTAAAAACAATATAGGACATTGATCCACCTCTGAACccacagcagcaaaaaaaaaaaaaaaaaataagagagcgAGCACAACTGTTTGGTGAAGACCTGAAAGTACTTCTTGTACATTAGAAGACTTAACACCTTTGGAAAATGTgtaggctgtggtcatccctttTTATTTACTGCATAAAATTAGGAACAAACAGCGAGAAACagatacaaaaaatattatagatgttcatgtttgtttttttaaaagaacaatataAGTGCTGCTGTATACATATGTAGCGATTATCTGTAGTTTTCTACCCTGATTGTTGTTCTCTTTTATTTTACACTGTTCTACATGTCTGATAAAGATGTATCTCTACATGCAATATAAAAAAGTGGTCACCTACCTTGCTAGTAAGCTGATTAGTTTTAGCTCTGCTTCTGTTTTGCAAAACATCAAAAAAACTATGACATCCACTTCTATGTACTATTTAGTAGTTCtgacaaaatatcttaaaatatctgAAGAACCAAAGTTAATTTAACATGTTAAGCACTCTTCTTGAGAttgacaaatatacatttttgtgttgtttttattttattttattttatttttttattcttgataGACCTATTTCCTTGTTTCTTTTAAAGGGATATGTAAAATAGAGAGATAAGATTGTTAATAAAGATGTTTATTGTAAgatgattaattaataaaatattttgcttttCAAAGAGTGATGTTATTCAGATGTTGAATATGATGGTTTAGTTCTGCCTGTAGATCACACCTATAATGACAACAGTAAGAGCTATATTTCACGCAGCACACCGATCAGAACTCTCACAATTATTCCATCAGTGTGCTGTTTCTCACGGGTGTCTCCTGTGTACACAATGGCCTGTCCAAAGGTACACCTGCAGAAGGCATAAACTGTCACCATATAAGCCACACAAACAGGGTTAAAGGTCCAGCAATGCGCGTCTACAGCTTCAAACATTACATTGTCATGCTGGCAAGATCATGGCTCATGTGTGACGTAGGCAGAAGTACCGACCCAATGTTTTCAAAGTGAATGTGCAAACGCCCTTTACAAAAAAAGGCAACACAATGAAGTTGGAGGATAAAATCCAATACTATTTCTGCCTACTTTACATGTGAAGTCATGGATGTGCATCACAGAGTgagtgcaagatgagcatttaTGGTTAATAAGTatgtacattttctttctttttttcctttttttttttttttacattaacaatcATTTAGCTAGATAAGACCCTTTTCCTCAGCTTGTGTCGTGTAGAGCTCTTTAAAGCTGCAttaaaactgcaatttggaccttcaacccattggTCCCTGTTAAAGTCCACTATTTTGAGAAGAAatcctgtttttcttttcctcaaaaaccttaatttcttttagactgaagaaagaaagacatgaacgtattgcatgatatttttattctggaagtgaactcaTCCTTTAAGTGCTCCAAAAGTAAAAGTACAATGGACAGATTGATGAACAGATGGACATATTAGAAAAGCTGTGTCTGTATTTTGGTCCATAACCATTTTAGTAACTTGCTGATTCACTGCAGGCCATTCTAACACTGCATCATGTTAGAGGTGAAATGTGAACCAAACAAACTCTTTGGATGAGTTTATCCTGCCATTTGGTTCATATCAGTTTTGTTCAAATTCAGTTAAAAGAATCAAGATTCATTCAGATTTGTTCACTAGCCCTGATTGGCTCAACTGAATcattacaaaacaaagagatCGTTCACAGccgaaatgtaatatatatatttatacacacacacagacacacatgcatatataaaatacatatatatatatacatatctatctatctatctatctatctatctatatatatatatatatatatatatatatatatatatatctgtcattCATCTTCTGCCTGGACCTGGATCTCACTCCATcacgtttgtttgtttagttaatTCCACAGATTGCATAAAAACAGCTTAATTCATTGATCAAGATTCTTAACTCCTGAACCGAACTCATTTGTTTAGTGAAGGAGGCGTGTTCGTTCAGAAAGTCCAACAAATGAAATGCTGCTTCACAGCCCGCACTCGAATGCTATTGGCTCGTGCTACAGTCCGTCATTACACGCAGGAAAGCAGGGATGTGTTTTCGGTACGAATCGTTCTTTCGACTTATCGTTCACTTAGAAGATTTGTTTCACAAAGAGACTTTCACAAAAAGACGGCACATTTTCCACACCGATCCAAATTGAGCAGGATCTGTGACAGTGACACATGGATCGATTCGCGGTCAGGATGAGGCTCCGCCTGCTTAGCGGGGACTTTAGCTGCCACTTTATGTAACGTTAGTGCTGCTAACGTTGATGTAAGTTACTCGTTCAGCTGACCCTGGACAACGTCGGGTAAGTCGTTAAGTcgtaattagtttttaaaaagttgttcGAAGCCTTGCCATGGCAGTGGCTAGTCTGCTAATTGTAAACAAGTTGGTCGTTGTCACCGGTTTCGCTATTGACAGTGGCTTTCTATCTCATCACTTATTTTCATAAcgattttgcatattttttcGAACTGTCAGACCATTAATTTAAATGCCTTTGTGATATATTTATGTAAACCATAACAGTGTGGGCAgctattattattacacttaGCAGCACGATGAGCTCACTTGACCTTCTACTTCTCTAATAAGCTGTATTCATATGACATATTAACCAAAATGTGGCTATTATTAACAAGCACCGAGATCATTAAAAGGCACCAAGAACTGTGCCAGCTGAAAGAGTCAACAAACTTATTTGAAAATTTCATGACGTGTCACGCTCTGATATGATAATGTGCATATCTTGTTTTTCAGGTTTGAAGTATATTCCTAATTGGAACTGGCTGGCTGTTTTCACAATGGGAAATTCAAGCGGGCACAACAACACTATGAGTATCCCACCAGGAAAAGGACCCCACCAGGTCGGATGCACAGACCTGATGGTGGGCCACACAGTCCATGTAAGTGTGCATTTGAATTGCGTGTACTCAAATTTTTTTTGTGTCATCAGcagatataaaaaatgtatttctatttctTCAAGGGTACGTTCTTGAGACTCTACTATCCGTGCCAAGCATCCAAGAATCATCAGCTGCCAGACTGGGTCCCATGCAGGGAGTATTTTAATGGCCTCGCAGACTTTATGAAGATGAACAGAGCACTCAGTGAAAGAATTTTTAACTACCTCTTTGGTAAGTATTTTTGGTAACTGCACTGAGCTCTTTGAGTATGTCAACCAACCATGCCACTTCCTCAGCATTTCACTCATTTCGAGATGCGGTTAAAACATTGGTTTTGACATGCTATGGAAATTTATCTATGTTTGTTTGCATTAGGGTCTTGTAAAATCCCAGCAGCCTGGAATGCGTCGTTTAAACCGGATGGCAAGTATCCTGTTATTATTTTCTCTCATGGACTGGGAgctttcaggtgtgtttgatttgaaGTTTCAGTTGTAAATGTGATCTCAATCCTTGATTCAGTGTTTTACAAAGccactgtgtttttgtgtgttgtgttttcaggACATTGTATTCGGCCATATGTGTTGAATTGGCATCACAGGGCTTCATTGTTGCAGCAGTGGAGCACAGGTGCTTGCTTTCAGTTGGAATTTATTTGctggaaaaagcttttttttttttctttgcaactgGACCAGTACATTGAGATAAGAGACAAGCCACAAACCGCTGTTCAGTAACTCTCCTTGCCCTACACCAGTGAAAGGTTTTGTATGTTGTAATAGTCAAAGTGTGTGAGAAGAATGCAAACAATAGTATGAACTAGGTCATCACATTCTTAACAGTGTTTACCGGTGGACTGACATATAACACAGGACTGCAGGATTGGTGAAACACTGCTTTTCAGATTATAAAGCTAGGATCTCAGTTCAAGTGgcattaaaatgaattcaaaatgcAACTTTGGAAatacttaagtgtttttttttttttttaagtttattagtAATAaggtaactttttttaataactacAGGTATATACTAGTTATTTCTATGGAACCATTTCATATTTCCGGGGTTCTCAGAAGCGCAAGTTGTCATAGTTAAGTTCAGTATGTGGTAAACTTAaactacaaatatattttttggaatcTCTTTTGTCccaataaaatgtcaaatttgcaTTGACTCCCTCAGTCTTTGTATTTGAAACACTTGCATCAGTGTTAACTTTAACTAGTTTCATGTAAGTATAgcatagtgttataaatgtacatatactgtatttttttttaaatatatatatatatatatatatatataaaccttgtcTGTGAAAGTTGTCTAATAactaaaaattagattttttttgcatctaTAAAACATTATACATTCTCACTCTTGTTAAAAATCTCAAGATCACTTATGGTTATGTGTTGCGTTTTGTCTTGTGTATTCTttcactaaaatatatttttaatttcaggGATGAATCTTCTTCTGCAACTTTTTACTTCAGAGAGCATGCTGAGCCAGGAACAAGAAAGCATCCATCATGTGACATAGCCAAGCCTGTGTCTGATAATCTGGAGGAGGTTTGGATGTACTACAGGCCGTTGAAACCAGGCGAGAATGAGTTTCCTCTAAGAAACAAGCAAGTGAGAAGATCACCTTACTTGTTACTCATCTGATATCCAAAACATAGTCATTCCCAGGACCTTTTCTGATATTTAAATCTTGGCAAATGCACCATTGAAGGAACTGTCTGTGGTCCATGCAAACCAATATCATTTTATGTTTCAGGTAAAGCAAAGAGCAGACGAATGCATCAGAGCCTTAGATATTCTATTTGACATCAATTCAGGAAAGTCTGTGGAGAACGTCTTACAGTGTGACTTTGATTTGTCAACAATGGAGGTGAATATAACAATAAGTTAAACTCAATCAGTTTAGTTAAAATTGAGAACTGCTCAATCGTGTTCTGTGGAATGACAATGAGCCTTCCTGCGTTTCAGAACTCCATGGACTTGTGTAGGATAGCCATTATGGGACATTCCTTTGGAGGCGCAACGGTGATCGAATGTTTGTGCAAGGACGTCAAATTCAAGTATGTTTTGAGCTGATTAGGATCCCCTGTACATATCATGACAACTATGAGTTAGGAGATCTTGTGGTTAGATAAAAAATTATCAAGCTGTCTGAGAAACAATGTTCTCAGAGCGGTTGGACTTTACTTTATCCTTCACACTGGTGTCTGTGAAAACCTCTGCATATTTCCTGTTTTTTAGATGCATTTTCATACATACTGGCATGCTACTTGAAATCTTATCATGCACTCTAAATAGTCATCGGGAGAATAGTTTAaggaaaacatgatttttttagcatgatttttCAGGAACAAATTAAACTAGCCAAGTCACAGTCACTTGGTAAACTAATTACAGTAGCATGTTTGTAGCAACATGTAGTCTGCACAAAgtgattaataaacaaaataatcatcCTGGCATCATTGTTGCTTCCTAGGTGTGGTGTGGCACTGGACACCTGGATGTTTCCTCTGGACGAGGAGATCTTCCCAGGAGTGAAGCAGCCAATCTTTTTTATAAACTCTGAAAAATTCCAGTGGATTGGGAA
This Carassius auratus strain Wakin unplaced genomic scaffold, ASM336829v1 scaf_tig00013214, whole genome shotgun sequence DNA region includes the following protein-coding sequences:
- the LOC113073900 gene encoding platelet-activating factor acetylhydrolase-like — protein: MGNSSGHNNTMSIPPGKGPHQVGCTDLMVGHTVHGTFLRLYYPCQASKNHQLPDWVPCREYFNGLADFMKMNRALSERIFNYLFGSCKIPAAWNASFKPDGKYPVIIFSHGLGAFRTLYSAICVELASQGFIVAAVEHRDESSSATFYFREHAEPGTRKHPSCDIAKPVSDNLEEVWMYYRPLKPGENEFPLRNKQVKQRADECIRALDILFDINSGKSVENVLQCDFDLSTMENSMDLCRIAIMGHSFGGATVIECLCKDVKFKCGVALDTWMFPLDEEIFPGVKQPIFFINSEKFQWIGNIIRMKKLDSAIFPRKMITIKGTVHQSFPDFTFLTGNWIGRLMKLKGDIDPHIALDLSNKATLAFLQRHLNMDRDFNQWDPLMMEKMTI